A region of the Leptospiraceae bacterium genome:
TTCCTTATCTCTGGAATCTTCCTGTGATTGGGGATGTAACAAAAATTGTAATTAAAGAATTAGTGAAACTTAAAATTTTATAATAGAATTAATACGAGGCTAATATGCGTTATCCAATCATTCTCTTCTTATTATTTTTTTCTATTGCGGAAGCTCAAGTTGGTTTTACTCAATCGGGTAAGGCCTCCTTTTATAACGATAGATTTCATGGGGCAAAAACAAACAGCGGTGAAAAATATGATATGCATGCTTACACAGCGGCTCATCGTGACTTGCCCCTTAATACTAAAATTAAAGTTACTAATTTAAAAAATAATAAAACAGTAACCCTGAGAATTAATGATAGAGGTCCTTTCCATCACGTTCGAATTTTAGATGTTTCCAAAGCAGCCGCAAAAGAATTAGATATGATTTCGCAAGGGGTTGCCAATGTCAAACTAGAAGTTATTGAACTTCCGAATGAAACAGCCAAAGACACAAAAGCTGTAGGCACTCCTACGTCACCCACCAAACAAAATAAAGCGCCTGTGTCTGACACAGTAGTAACAATTGCACCAACTGAATCTAAAGCAGAAAAGAGTGAACCAAAAGCGGAAGAGCCTGAAGTGCACTCTAAAATAGTTTCGGCCGAAACACCTACCAGCAAAACTGGGGCTACTACTGAGTTACCCAAACAGGAACCAGAACCAGTAAAAGTTGATCTAAAAGAAGCATCTTCTGAAATTTTTAAAGTTGGTTATATTTACAATTTGCACGGAATGATCCAAAATCCAAAAGGATTTGGTTTACAAGTTGGATATTTTTCGCATATATTCAATACTTTAAAATATTGCAAAACATTGGCAGAGATTGGATTTACCAAGATATACATAAAAGCCGACAAAGAAAATAATGGTAACTTTTATCGAGTATTTATTGGTGATTATCCAACCGAAGAAGATGCAAATCCAGAAATAGCAAAACTGAAAGAAAAAAATCGAGAATACTTGCTCAAAAAATATCCAGAAAATAAAGACTTACCCTAATAAATTACTTGGAATTTTAAAGAAATTGCATTAATCTAGATATATTAATGCAAGGAGCATAAAATGATTCGTATTTTTTTTCTAAGTTCAATCCTTTTTTTTCTAAGTTACTGCGGAAATGAGATGTATGTGGAGCTTCCGAGCAACAATCAACCTATTCGAGATTTAGTAGATAATGATCAAACTAAATCTACGACTAATACCTACAATCAACCAAGCTCATTGAGCGGAACTAATTCTTCCGGTGCAGTTGGGGGTATAACATCTGGCGCAGTAGGAACTACTCCAGGGAGTCCTGCCACAGGAGGAGCTACTGGCAATTATTCGGGAAATCCAAATCCATCCGGATATTAATTTATATCATTTATTTTTAAAATTTTTTATCTAGTAGTATTTATGCAAAAAAATTTATCATTTATTGTGAACCTAAAAATTGCCGCTATTGTAATTTTACTGTTTACCTCGCCTAAAATTTTTTCTGAAGTAACAGTTCCTGAATTAACCAATCGAGTAATGGATCAATATGGAATCCTAGATTCCATTCAAGTCAATGCATTAGAAGATAAATTACTATCTTTAGAAACTAAAAAAGGATCTCAATTGGCAATCCTAATTATTTCGTCTACGGAAGGGGAAAGTATAGAACAATTTTCTCTTCGTGTCGTTGAAAACTGGAAACTCGGTAGGAAGTCAATTGATGACGGCATATTGATATTAGTCGCTATAAACGACAGAAAAATGCGAATCGAAGTTGGGTATGGACTAGAAGGGATTCTTCCAGATGCAATTTGTAAGCGAATTATTTCAGAACAAATGAAACCTCATTTTAAAGAAAAGAATTATTACGAAGGAATTGACAATGCGGTAAATAGTATTACAAGTATAATCAATGGAGAGCCACTTCCTCCTCCTGTAAAAAGGCATGGAAGTAAAAAAACAAAGTCAGAAGGATTTGGTGGAGTTGTTTTTAGCGGGCTATTTATTATTTTATTTGGGTCATGGATTGGCGGAAAATTTGCATCGTCCTTTTCTCGCTCTATTGTGAGTATACTTTTTTCTATTTTAGGAGCCTTTATTTTAGTTAGTCAGTTCGGAAATGCCGGATTCTCGTCTTCTTTTTTGGGTTTAATCCTATTTGTCGTTTTTCTATTTCTACTAATTTTTATAATTCTATGGCTTTCTCAAAAATTCTATAATGGCGACTTTGATGGATACAGCGGTTCTTCTGGAAGTAGTTGGGGAAGTAGTTCATCTAGTGGAGGTTGGAGTTCTTCTAGCGATAGTTTCAGTGGGGGCGGAGGTAGTTTTGGTGGAGGCGGATCATCTGGAGACTGGTAATGTTTCAATTTCCTTTTTAAGAAAAATACTTGTTGCAATATTCCGATATTAATAAAAATTTCTGTTAGGAAAATAGAATGAACGAACCTTTAAAGTCCAACAAACAACAAAATACCAGTCAACCGGGGGGCGGTGGCGGTTTTTCTGATTACATTCGAAAAGTACAGAAAGAACTTTCAGATGACTACTTAATTGAAGTATACATAAGCCTTTACCTAAGAGCCCTACGTTCAGATGGCGCATTAAATTACGAAGAAAAAGTCTGGTTTGCAGATAGAGTCAATGAACTTTATGATATTGATGTATTTAAACCAATTCAGTCTCGATACAATCGAGCAGAATTTCTTGAGCAAGCAAAAAGAGCGG
Encoded here:
- a CDS encoding septal ring lytic transglycosylase RlpA family protein produces the protein MRYPIILFLLFFSIAEAQVGFTQSGKASFYNDRFHGAKTNSGEKYDMHAYTAAHRDLPLNTKIKVTNLKNNKTVTLRINDRGPFHHVRILDVSKAAAKELDMISQGVANVKLEVIELPNETAKDTKAVGTPTSPTKQNKAPVSDTVVTIAPTESKAEKSEPKAEEPEVHSKIVSAETPTSKTGATTELPKQEPEPVKVDLKEASSEIFKVGYIYNLHGMIQNPKGFGLQVGYFSHIFNTLKYCKTLAEIGFTKIYIKADKENNGNFYRVFIGDYPTEEDANPEIAKLKEKNREYLLKKYPENKDLP
- a CDS encoding TPM domain-containing protein; the encoded protein is MQKNLSFIVNLKIAAIVILLFTSPKIFSEVTVPELTNRVMDQYGILDSIQVNALEDKLLSLETKKGSQLAILIISSTEGESIEQFSLRVVENWKLGRKSIDDGILILVAINDRKMRIEVGYGLEGILPDAICKRIISEQMKPHFKEKNYYEGIDNAVNSITSIINGEPLPPPVKRHGSKKTKSEGFGGVVFSGLFIILFGSWIGGKFASSFSRSIVSILFSILGAFILVSQFGNAGFSSSFLGLILFVVFLFLLIFIILWLSQKFYNGDFDGYSGSSGSSWGSSSSSGGWSSSSDSFSGGGGSFGGGGSSGDW
- a CDS encoding TerB family tellurite resistance protein → MNEPLKSNKQQNTSQPGGGGGFSDYIRKVQKELSDDYLIEVYISLYLRALRSDGALNYEEKVWFADRVNELYDIDVFKPIQSRYNRAEFLEQAKRAATAPLELPKIAAYFEKEKKQELCYELACFATFTGDREFAANEKKFLDQLGELLKLSDTKKNEIEARFKS